Proteins from one Juglans microcarpa x Juglans regia isolate MS1-56 chromosome 1S, Jm3101_v1.0, whole genome shotgun sequence genomic window:
- the LOC121246783 gene encoding ribonucleoside-diphosphate reductase small chain A isoform X1, which produces MGSLQNGVERLILNGREEDKEEEKEEEPILKEQNQRFCMFPIRYKQLWEMYKKAEASFWTAEEVDLSQDIQQWGALSDSEKFFIGHVLAFFAASDGIVLENLAARFLNDVQVPEARAFYGFQMAMENIHSEMYSLLLETYIKDPKEKHRLFNAIENIPCIARKAKWALDWIHSSNLFAERLVAFACVEGIFFSGSFCAIFWLKKRGMMPGLTFSNELISRDEGLHCDFACLLYSLLRKQLNLEKVHSIVHEAVEIETQFVCEALPCALIGMNSSLMSQYIKFVADRLLVALGYQRKYNVENPFDWMEFISLQGKTNFFERRVGEYQKASVMSSLQDGGKNYVFNLDEDF; this is translated from the exons ATGGGTTCCCTGCAGAATGGGGTAGAGAGACTAATACTAAATGGCAGAGAggaagataaagaagaagagaaggaagaagagccAATATTGAAGGAGCAAAACCAGAGGTTTTGTATGTTCCCCATAAGGTACAAACAGCTTTGGGAGATGTACAAGAAGGCTGAAGCCAGTTTCTGGACCG CTGAGGAGGTTGATCTTTCCCAGGACATTCAGCAGTGGGGAGCTTTGTCTGACTCCGAGAAATTTTTCATTGGCCATGTACTGGCATTTTTTGCAGCATCTGATGGGATTGTATTGGAGAACCTGGCCGCTAGATTTCTAAATGATGTTCAAGTGCCAGAG GCTCGGGCATTCTATGGATTTCAAATGGCAATGGAGAATATTCACTCTG AAATGTACAGCTTGCTTCTGGAGACATATATCAAAGATCCAAAAGAGAAGCATAGGTTGTTCAATGCAATCGAAAACATACCTTGCATTGCTAGGAAGGCTAAGTGGGCATTAGATTGGATTCATAG TTCCAACTTGTTTGCAGAGAGACTTGTTGCTTTTGCATGTGTTGAAGGAATCTTTTTTTCAGGAAG CTTCTGTGCCATTTTCTGGCTCAAAAAGAGGGGAATGATGCCAGGTTTGACGTTCTCAAATGAGCTTATTTCTAGAGATGAGGGCCTACATTGTGACTTTGCTTGTCTTCTTTACAG CTTGCTAAGGAAGCAACTAAACTTGGAAAAAGTTCATAGCATTGTCCATGAAGCTGTAGAAATCGAGACACAGTTTGTGTGTGAGGCCCTCCCATGTGCATTGATTGGCATGAATTCATCACTCATGAGCCAGTACATAAAGTTTGTTGCTGACCGACTTTTG GTTGCGTTAGGGTACCAGAGAAAGTACAATGTGGAAAATCCTTTTGATTGGATGGAGTTTATTTCTTTGCA AGGCAAGACAAACTTCTTTGAGAGAAGGGTGGGAGAATATCAGAAGGCATCTGTAATGTCAAGCCTTCAAGATGGCGGAAAAAACTATGTCTTTAATCTGGATGAGGACTTCTAG
- the LOC121246783 gene encoding ribonucleoside-diphosphate reductase small chain A isoform X2, whose protein sequence is MGSLQNGVERLILNGREEDKEEEKEEEPILKEQNQRFCMFPIRYKQLWEMYKKAEASFWTAEEVDLSQDIQQWGALSDSEKFFIGHVLAFFAASDGIVLENLAARFLNDVQVPEARAFYGFQMAMENIHSEMYSLLLETYIKDPKEKHRLFNAIENIPCIARKAKWALDWIHSSNLFAERLVAFACVEGIFFSGSFCAIFWLKKRGMMPGLTFSNELISRDEGLHCDFACLLYSLLRKQLNLEKVHSIVHEAVEIETQFVCEALPCALIGMNSSLMSQYIKFVADRLLVALGYQRKYNVENPFDWMEFISLQYSHPWLNLGKPCVTEMRFKRLKWET, encoded by the exons ATGGGTTCCCTGCAGAATGGGGTAGAGAGACTAATACTAAATGGCAGAGAggaagataaagaagaagagaaggaagaagagccAATATTGAAGGAGCAAAACCAGAGGTTTTGTATGTTCCCCATAAGGTACAAACAGCTTTGGGAGATGTACAAGAAGGCTGAAGCCAGTTTCTGGACCG CTGAGGAGGTTGATCTTTCCCAGGACATTCAGCAGTGGGGAGCTTTGTCTGACTCCGAGAAATTTTTCATTGGCCATGTACTGGCATTTTTTGCAGCATCTGATGGGATTGTATTGGAGAACCTGGCCGCTAGATTTCTAAATGATGTTCAAGTGCCAGAG GCTCGGGCATTCTATGGATTTCAAATGGCAATGGAGAATATTCACTCTG AAATGTACAGCTTGCTTCTGGAGACATATATCAAAGATCCAAAAGAGAAGCATAGGTTGTTCAATGCAATCGAAAACATACCTTGCATTGCTAGGAAGGCTAAGTGGGCATTAGATTGGATTCATAG TTCCAACTTGTTTGCAGAGAGACTTGTTGCTTTTGCATGTGTTGAAGGAATCTTTTTTTCAGGAAG CTTCTGTGCCATTTTCTGGCTCAAAAAGAGGGGAATGATGCCAGGTTTGACGTTCTCAAATGAGCTTATTTCTAGAGATGAGGGCCTACATTGTGACTTTGCTTGTCTTCTTTACAG CTTGCTAAGGAAGCAACTAAACTTGGAAAAAGTTCATAGCATTGTCCATGAAGCTGTAGAAATCGAGACACAGTTTGTGTGTGAGGCCCTCCCATGTGCATTGATTGGCATGAATTCATCACTCATGAGCCAGTACATAAAGTTTGTTGCTGACCGACTTTTG GTTGCGTTAGGGTACCAGAGAAAGTACAATGTGGAAAATCCTTTTGATTGGATGGAGTTTATTTCTTTGCA ATATTCCCATCCTTGGCTTAACTTAGGCAAGCCATGTGTAACAGAAATGAGGTTTAAAAGATTAAAGTGGGAAACGTGA